One Pantanalinema sp. genomic window carries:
- a CDS encoding NFACT RNA binding domain-containing protein: MQIQDSLTLAAVVAELQRVCTGARIDRIHLPTAHEMVWNLRGEGRNLRLLFSIRGNYARLHLTQRRYENPAQPPMFCMLLRKHLEGSRILRIEQLELERVVQIVTAGRDELGDATERALVAEITGKHANLILLDKPWGTVMGSLRTVTEAVSRERQIMPGLPYDPPPISKAKLDPRRLAPGALWGVLAKGGTAEGAILAGVHSLSRAAIAQLLVAAGIDPKAKADSLDADALSRLETVWTTAMEHLAGRRFRPELSAGPGWEYRVLAVGAEPTPEVSISEMLDSYYGARETSERLDSQRAQLSSLVNERLDKLKSRRVGLVETVEVGRQAEELRQWGELIQAYGYGLAPRSTALVAENYYLEGSPKVSIPLDPRLTPMENAQRYFRRYQKAKGGLETSERFLAEVDADLAYWEGVETSIRLSDRLEELLEIRTEIQPVPAYKQPKKAAPVTEPMRFVSSDGLEMLVGKNNRQNDQLSMKLARQDDWWFHTQNIPGSHVLVRASGSELPDRTRDEAAMLAAYYSQARESGKVPVIFTQRRHLKKPAGAKPGLVIYEKEKAVFVTPEPGAIAAIARLDA; this comes from the coding sequence ATGCAGATCCAAGACAGCCTCACTCTCGCCGCCGTCGTCGCCGAGCTCCAGCGCGTTTGCACGGGGGCTCGCATCGACAGGATCCACCTGCCCACCGCCCACGAGATGGTCTGGAACCTCCGGGGCGAAGGGCGTAACCTGCGCTTGCTCTTTTCGATCCGGGGGAACTACGCGCGCCTGCACTTGACCCAGCGGCGCTACGAGAACCCCGCCCAGCCTCCCATGTTCTGCATGCTCCTGCGCAAGCACCTGGAGGGCAGCCGGATCCTGCGCATCGAGCAGCTCGAGCTCGAGCGCGTGGTGCAGATCGTGACGGCGGGCCGCGACGAGCTGGGAGATGCGACCGAGCGGGCGCTCGTCGCCGAGATCACGGGCAAGCACGCCAACCTGATCCTGCTGGACAAGCCGTGGGGCACGGTCATGGGCAGCCTCAGGACCGTCACCGAGGCCGTCAGCCGCGAGCGCCAGATCATGCCGGGGCTGCCCTACGATCCGCCCCCCATCTCGAAGGCCAAGCTGGATCCCAGGCGCCTTGCGCCCGGCGCGCTGTGGGGGGTGCTCGCGAAGGGCGGCACGGCCGAGGGTGCCATCCTCGCCGGGGTCCACTCGCTGAGCCGCGCTGCGATCGCCCAGTTGCTCGTGGCCGCAGGGATCGACCCCAAGGCCAAGGCCGACTCGCTCGACGCCGATGCCCTTTCTCGCCTGGAGACGGTGTGGACGACGGCGATGGAGCACCTCGCCGGGCGTCGCTTCCGCCCCGAGCTGAGCGCGGGGCCGGGCTGGGAGTACCGGGTCCTCGCCGTGGGGGCCGAGCCCACGCCCGAGGTCTCGATCAGCGAGATGCTCGATTCGTACTACGGCGCGCGCGAGACCTCGGAGCGCCTGGACAGCCAGCGCGCGCAGCTCTCCAGCCTGGTCAACGAGCGGCTCGACAAGCTCAAGAGCCGCAGGGTCGGTCTCGTCGAGACGGTCGAGGTCGGCCGCCAGGCCGAGGAGCTGCGCCAGTGGGGCGAGCTGATCCAGGCCTACGGCTACGGCCTTGCGCCGCGCAGCACGGCGCTGGTGGCGGAGAACTACTACCTGGAGGGATCGCCCAAGGTCTCGATCCCGCTCGATCCGCGCCTGACTCCCATGGAGAACGCCCAGCGCTACTTCAGGCGCTACCAGAAGGCCAAGGGGGGGCTGGAGACCAGCGAGCGCTTCCTGGCGGAGGTGGACGCCGATCTCGCCTACTGGGAGGGGGTCGAGACTTCGATCCGCCTGAGCGATCGCCTCGAGGAGCTCCTCGAGATCCGCACCGAGATCCAGCCGGTGCCGGCGTACAAGCAGCCGAAGAAGGCCGCGCCCGTGACCGAGCCCATGCGCTTCGTGTCGAGCGACGGGCTCGAGATGCTGGTCGGCAAGAACAACCGCCAGAACGACCAGCTCTCCATGAAGCTCGCGCGCCAGGACGACTGGTGGTTCCACACCCAGAACATCCCGGGCTCCCACGTGCTGGTCCGCGCGAGCGGCAGCGAGCTGCCCGATCGAACCCGCGACGAGGCGGCCATGCTCGCGGCCTACTACAGCCAGGCGCGCGAGAGCGGCAAGGTGCCCGTCATCTTCACCCAGCGGCGGCACCTCAAGAAGCCCGCCGGTGCCAAGCCGGGGCTGGTCATCTACGAGAAGGAGAAGGCGGTGTTCGTGACGCCCGAGCCCGGGGCGATCGCCGCGATCGCGCGCCTCGACGCATGA
- a CDS encoding HepT-like ribonuclease domain-containing protein, protein MRGSGTSCSSGVASREWTWPPSRACPSRSWAWPPLGVGDSLKRMVGFRNIAVHDDQSLQLPITVNVITQHLDEFLRYSAAILKRDARPTGE, encoded by the coding sequence TTGCGGGGCTCGGGTACGAGCTGTTCAAGCGGGGTCGCTTCTCGGGAATGGACCTGGCCGCCATCTCGCGCCTGCCCCTCGAGAAGCTGGGCGTGGCCGCCTCTCGGGGTCGGTGACTCGCTCAAGCGAATGGTGGGCTTCCGCAACATCGCGGTGCATGACGACCAGAGTCTGCAGTTGCCCATCACCGTCAATGTGATCACGCAACACCTGGACGAATTCCTGCGCTATTCCGCAGCCATCCTCAAGCGAGATGCCCGCCCGACAGGAGAATAG